From a single Planctomicrobium piriforme genomic region:
- a CDS encoding DUF1016 N-terminal domain-containing protein, with product MAVVRFSSLKSEAALMARKRAKSSGAMRPVGDSDGLLGEIVSLLEADRRTSARAGNAVMTATYWEIGRRIVEFEQRGAAQAEYGQELVKRLAADLTQRCGRGFSWWNVDQMRAFHLAYLGILQTASAKMDGIQPGRILPTPSAKFDAEKAQTLPAQSAEPHLFHITLNRQVASLSRTRRRV from the coding sequence ATGGCCGTGGTTCGCTTCAGTTCATTGAAATCGGAAGCGGCGCTGATGGCAAGAAAGAGAGCAAAATCCTCCGGCGCAATGCGCCCGGTAGGTGATTCCGACGGCCTATTGGGAGAGATCGTGTCCTTGTTGGAAGCGGATCGCCGCACTTCGGCCCGTGCTGGCAACGCGGTGATGACCGCCACATACTGGGAAATCGGACGGCGAATCGTCGAATTCGAGCAGAGGGGAGCGGCGCAGGCAGAATACGGACAAGAGCTGGTGAAGCGGCTGGCCGCTGACTTAACTCAACGGTGCGGCCGGGGATTCTCGTGGTGGAATGTCGACCAGATGCGGGCGTTTCATCTGGCCTATCTCGGGATTTTGCAGACGGCGTCTGCAAAAATGGATGGCATCCAACCCGGTAGGATTTTGCCGACTCCGTCTGCAAAATTCGACGCCGAAAAAGCGCAGACACTGCCTGCGCAATCTGCTGAGCCGCACCTGTTTCACATCACCCTGAACCGGCAAGTTGCGTCATTGTCCCGGACGCGAAGACGGGTGTGA
- a CDS encoding HpcH/HpaI aldolase family protein, producing MSQLSPPVTIKQRLANGERLNVFAISRSFHPNHIEMYALQGGFSGFWIDHEHTGFTIDMMEAAVRAGRACGLDCFVRLAPTDYASVTRCLESGAGGVMAAMISTVAQAEEFVTWAKFAPRGRRGLNNWGRDGNFSLTPVAEFCRLSNERTLVGIQIETVSAVECCEEIAAIDGVDMLFVGPADLSQAYGITGQMLHPTLLSAIDRVSKACRDQGKTFGAVAFSPEQGALLMEQGCRLISLTSDVRTFQEGIAATKQSFGKLFAES from the coding sequence ATGTCACAACTCTCTCCCCCCGTCACGATCAAGCAGCGTCTGGCAAATGGCGAACGGCTGAATGTCTTTGCCATCAGCCGGTCGTTCCATCCCAATCACATTGAGATGTACGCTCTGCAGGGGGGCTTCTCAGGCTTCTGGATCGACCACGAGCACACCGGCTTCACGATCGACATGATGGAAGCGGCCGTGCGGGCTGGGCGTGCCTGCGGGCTCGACTGCTTCGTGCGACTGGCCCCGACCGATTATGCATCTGTCACGCGTTGTCTGGAATCCGGGGCAGGCGGCGTGATGGCCGCCATGATTTCGACCGTCGCACAGGCGGAAGAGTTCGTCACCTGGGCCAAGTTCGCTCCCCGGGGCCGACGCGGCCTCAACAACTGGGGACGCGACGGCAACTTTAGCCTGACGCCAGTTGCCGAGTTCTGCCGTCTATCGAACGAACGGACGCTGGTCGGCATCCAGATCGAAACGGTCTCGGCAGTGGAGTGCTGTGAAGAGATCGCCGCGATTGACGGGGTCGACATGCTCTTCGTCGGCCCGGCGGATTTGAGCCAGGCCTATGGCATCACCGGGCAGATGCTGCACCCGACATTGCTGAGCGCCATCGATCGGGTGTCGAAGGCCTGCCGCGACCAGGGGAAGACGTTCGGCGCCGTGGCCTTCTCGCCAGAACAAGGGGCGCTGCTGATGGAACAAGGTTGCCGCCTGATTTCGCTGACGTCCGACGTCCGGACGTTCCAGGAAGGGATCGCGGCGACCAAGCAAAGCTTTGGCAAGTTGTTTGCCGAGAGCTGA
- a CDS encoding DUF1559 family PulG-like putative transporter, protein MNVRLVQRVPQARRAQPSRGGFTLIELLVVISIIAVLASLILPGVQNAREAARRMTCLNNMRNVGLATLNYATANNGQLPPLVGGSPYYTAADAGAATNSTAVPAPWTVHLLPYLDQAGLHDRITNPSYKGITVYPLTVSEIPNVKVLTCPDDQTSDDAGACSFVANAGYIGTSLVASGAAATDTIHRIQYDGTNYYYKWQKTGETAPSSPTDADKLEWAKRTMATGVFWREDTADTNSTLNLNSTSLKMTLDRMRDGTSQTLMLSENLNAGGWLPASQVVSSNAAGAATGDVAFGIWINDTTGTPDYTIDQGTSMAPGVGGAFNLTTATELGSRINNNLTATSGQVPRPSSFHPQIVNVILCDGSGRVLNQSINDGVYARLLSPNGNYYNQKIISSTDY, encoded by the coding sequence ATGAACGTACGCCTCGTCCAGAGAGTTCCCCAGGCGCGTCGCGCCCAGCCGTCGCGAGGCGGCTTCACCCTAATCGAGCTGCTGGTGGTGATCTCGATCATCGCCGTGCTGGCCTCGCTGATCCTGCCAGGCGTGCAGAACGCCCGCGAAGCCGCCCGCCGCATGACGTGCTTGAACAACATGCGAAACGTAGGTCTGGCGACGCTGAACTATGCGACTGCAAATAACGGCCAGTTGCCTCCGCTGGTTGGAGGAAGTCCTTATTACACTGCTGCAGATGCAGGAGCGGCTACGAATTCAACCGCAGTTCCAGCACCCTGGACAGTGCACTTGCTGCCTTATTTGGATCAGGCGGGACTTCATGACAGGATTACGAACCCTTCTTATAAGGGAATAACAGTGTATCCGCTGACTGTGAGCGAGATTCCAAATGTTAAAGTTCTTACTTGTCCAGATGATCAGACGTCTGATGACGCCGGTGCTTGCAGCTTCGTGGCAAATGCCGGATATATTGGCACTTCTCTTGTTGCGAGCGGTGCCGCTGCAACCGACACGATCCACCGCATTCAATACGATGGAACCAACTATTACTATAAATGGCAGAAGACGGGCGAAACTGCCCCTAGTAGCCCAACCGACGCTGATAAGCTGGAGTGGGCAAAGCGGACTATGGCCACGGGAGTATTTTGGCGAGAAGATACTGCTGACACGAACTCTACGCTTAATCTCAATTCAACTTCGTTAAAGATGACTCTTGATCGAATGCGTGACGGTACTAGCCAAACGCTAATGCTCTCCGAAAACTTAAATGCGGGCGGTTGGCTTCCTGCCTCGCAAGTCGTCTCTTCTAATGCCGCCGGTGCAGCTACGGGTGATGTGGCGTTTGGTATTTGGATTAATGATACAACAGGCACTCCAGATTACACGATCGACCAAGGGACTTCGATGGCGCCTGGAGTCGGCGGTGCTTTTAATTTGACCACGGCCACTGAATTGGGGTCTCGAATCAACAACAATCTAACTGCCACGTCGGGGCAGGTGCCTCGTCCTTCATCTTTTCACCCCCAGATCGTCAATGTGATTTTGTGCGATGGGAGTGGTCGCGTCTTGAATCAGTCCATTAATGATGGGGTCTATGCTCGACTCTTATCTCCGAATGGAAACTATTATAACCAGAAGATTATCAGCAGCACTGATTACTGA
- a CDS encoding DUF1501 domain-containing protein, with protein sequence MTNSYFPHITLPQSRREFLARSGCGFGALALAGLQSKAHAGQLPRPHFAATAKSAIFLFMEGGPSHIDTFDPKPELNRLAGQQLPASYGPVMTAMGEANAPLLESKRSWKQYGESGIWVSDWLPYTAQCVDDIAVIRSCWTDGNSHSAGVCQMNTCSMLGGRPSLGSWVTYGLGSENQNLPAFVVMQDGRGAIVNGPRNWSAGFMPANYQGVHFSEGSQPIPNLDSPEGIPAAVQQEKLNLLASINTSFASQFPQQTELEARIRSYELAFQMQAAAPEAIDLNQETAATKELYGFNRKETESFGRQCLLARRLVERGVRFIQLYHGAGSRWDAHNNIESNHTQLCAAMDQPVAALLKDLKQRGLLDETLVVWGGEFGRTPMSEQGNGRDHNPTGFTMWMAGGGVKGGQTIGTTDELGLRAVEDRLHVHDLHASILHLLGLDHMALTYFYKGRPERPTANEGAFARKLVGG encoded by the coding sequence ATGACAAATTCTTACTTTCCCCACATCACTCTTCCCCAGTCACGCCGTGAGTTTCTCGCTAGAAGCGGGTGCGGTTTTGGGGCGTTGGCTCTGGCGGGGCTGCAGAGTAAGGCGCATGCCGGTCAATTGCCTCGCCCGCATTTCGCGGCGACCGCCAAAAGCGCGATCTTCCTGTTCATGGAAGGGGGCCCCAGTCACATAGATACGTTCGACCCCAAGCCAGAGCTGAACCGTCTGGCAGGTCAGCAATTGCCGGCGAGCTATGGGCCGGTGATGACCGCCATGGGGGAAGCGAACGCTCCGTTGCTGGAATCGAAACGCTCGTGGAAACAGTACGGCGAAAGCGGCATCTGGGTCTCGGACTGGTTGCCCTACACGGCGCAGTGCGTCGATGACATCGCCGTGATTCGGTCTTGCTGGACGGACGGGAATAGTCACTCGGCGGGCGTCTGCCAGATGAATACCTGTTCGATGCTGGGCGGACGCCCTTCGCTGGGAAGCTGGGTCACCTATGGACTGGGCAGTGAGAACCAGAATCTCCCCGCGTTTGTCGTGATGCAGGACGGCCGCGGGGCGATTGTGAACGGCCCGCGAAACTGGAGCGCTGGCTTCATGCCGGCCAACTATCAGGGGGTGCATTTCTCCGAAGGCTCGCAGCCGATTCCCAACCTCGATTCACCTGAGGGCATCCCTGCGGCAGTGCAGCAGGAGAAGCTGAACCTGCTGGCATCGATCAACACTTCATTTGCGTCGCAATTCCCGCAGCAGACAGAGCTGGAAGCCCGGATTCGCAGTTATGAACTGGCGTTTCAGATGCAGGCGGCGGCGCCGGAAGCGATTGATCTGAATCAGGAGACAGCGGCGACAAAAGAACTCTACGGCTTCAATCGAAAAGAGACTGAGTCGTTCGGACGCCAGTGCCTGCTCGCCAGGCGTCTGGTCGAACGGGGCGTGCGGTTCATTCAACTCTATCACGGCGCGGGCAGCCGCTGGGATGCTCATAACAACATCGAGTCGAACCATACCCAGCTCTGCGCTGCGATGGATCAGCCGGTGGCCGCGCTGCTGAAGGACCTCAAGCAACGGGGACTGCTGGACGAGACGCTCGTCGTCTGGGGCGGGGAGTTCGGCAGAACGCCGATGTCAGAACAGGGGAACGGCCGCGACCACAATCCGACGGGCTTCACCATGTGGATGGCCGGAGGGGGCGTCAAGGGGGGCCAGACCATCGGAACGACGGATGAGCTGGGCCTGCGCGCCGTAGAAGACCGGCTGCACGTCCACGATCTCCACGCCAGCATTCTGCATCTGCTGGGACTGGACCACATGGCGCTGACATATTTCTACAAGGGCCGGCCGGAACGTCCGACGGCCAACGAAGGCGCATTCGCCAGAAAACTGGTCGGCGGCTGA